The sequence below is a genomic window from Halarchaeum grantii.
TCGGCGGTGACGCGAACCATGGGCTCCGTGCCGCTCGGCCGGAGGAGGAACCACGCATCGCCGAGGTCGACGCGGACGCCGTCGAGCGCGTCCACCTCGTCGTACGCCTCCGAAACCGCCTCACGAACGCGCGCCATCACGGCGGTCTTGTCGGCGACCGCGCGGGTGTCGCGGCGGATCGGATACGATCCGAGCGCGGCGAGTCGGTCGTCGAGGCCGGGGCCGTTCGCGACGAGTTCGACGAGCTTCGCGGCGGCGAGCGGGCCGTCCGGGCAGAGCGTCTCCCCCGGGAATATCCACGCCCCGCTGGGTTCGCCGCCGAAGACGACGTCGTCCGCGACGGCGCGCTCGGCGACGTAGACGTCGCCGACGCGGGTGTGCACGAGCGCCGCGCCCACCTCCGCGAGCGCGTCGTCGACGAGGAGGCTGGTGTCGACGGGCGCGGCGACCCGGTCGCCCTCGCCGGCGAACGCCTGCGCGAACACCGCGAGGAGCGCGTCCCCGGCGACGAACGCGCCGTCGCCCGTGACCGCCATCATGCGGTCCGCGTCGCCGTCGTGCGCGATGCCGAGGTCGGCGTCCGAGGCCGCGACGAGGTCGCAGAGCGACTCGCAGTTCGCCGCCGTCGGCTCGCTCGGCCGCCCCGGGAAGCGCCCGTCCGGGTTCGCGTTCAGCGTCTCCACCGCGCAGCCGAGTTCGATGAGGGCGTCGACGGACGCCGCGCCCGCGCCGTTCCCGAGGTCGACGACGACCGTGGGCGCGTCGTCGGGGTCGACGTCGACCGCGTCGACGATGGCGTCGACGTGGCGCTCGCGCGCACCGGGGCGGTCGCGGCGCGCGCCCGTGGCGTCCCAGTCGGCGTAATCGAACGACTCGGCGACGAGGCGGTCCGTGAGCGCGTCCTGCATCGGCGAGTCGAACGCCTGCCCGGAGGGCTGCCAGAGCTTCAGGCCATTGTACTCCGGGGGGTTGTGCGAGGCGGTGACGGCGACGCCGGCGTCCGCGCCCTCCCACGCGACGCTCCGCGCGACCGTCGGCGTCGCGGCCGGCCCGAGGTCGACGACCGCACAGCCGCACTCCGCGAGGCCGGCAGCGAGCGCGTCCGACAGAAACGTCCCGCTCGGGCGCGGGTCGCGCCCCACCACCACCGTCTCGGCGTCGGCGGCGAGCGCGCGCCCGACGTTCAGCGCGAGGTCGGCCGTGAGGCCGTCGCCGACGCGCTCGCGGATCCCGCTCGTTCCGAAGTACTCCCGGCGTTCCATGCGGCTACCGAGGGAGCGCGGGCACCTATGCGTTTGCCCATCAGGCTTTTCGCCGCCGCCACGAATGGTTCGGTAGTGACGTCCTCCCTGCGACGACGCATCGCAGTACTCGTCGTTGCGTGCCTCGGACTGGTGCTTCTCGGGCCGCCGGTCTTCGACATCCTCGACGACTGGCTCCGCCCGCCGTTCAAGCCGCTGTGGACGACGCTGATCGAGAACGGGGTCGGCGTCGTGCTCGCCGGCACGCTCCTCGCCGGGAGCCTCTGGCTCTACCGGCGCGACTGGGAGGACGAGTACGTCTCGAGCGCCGCCGTCTGGGTGCTCGTCGTCGTCGTCGGCCACGCCCTCGTCATGGGGTGGATACTCTACGTGCAGGTCGTCCTCCAGAACGACATCAAACCCTACGTCATCGCGATGGACAGCATCGTCCTGAGCGCCGACGTCGCGCTCGCCGTCGGCATCTACAACGCCCGGAGCAAGCGCACCCGCGACACGCTCGAACGCGAGCGCGATCGACTCGCCGCGCTCTACGAGAACTCGGACGACCCCATCGCGACCGTCCGCGTGAGCGACGGAGCCGTCGAGACGGCCAACGAGGCGTTCCGCGAGCGATTCGGCGACGACGCCGCGCCGATACTCGACGCCGCGCCGCGCCCGATCCCGGACGGCGGCGCCGCCGTCCACGCGGTGAGCGACGGGACGGTCGAGTACGAGTGGGGCGGCCGCGACGGCGACCACGACTACCTCGTCAGCGTCACGCCGATCCACGAGGCGGACGGCCGGTCGCGGCACGCGCACGTCCGCGTCGCCGACATCACCGAGCAGAAGGCGCTCGCGCGCGAGCAGGAGGCCCGCGAGCGCCTCGAACACCTCCACCGCGTCGCCTCCGACCTCGCGTCCGCCGACGACGAGCGCGACGCGTTCGACCGGACGCTGAACGCGCTGCGCGCGACGATCGACTTCGACGCGGCGTGCATCGTCGTCGACGGCGAGGTGGTGGCGAGTCGCGGGACGACGGCGGTCGTGGACAGCGACGGCATCGACCGCGTGCAACCGGGTGTGGTCCCGACCGACGGCGGCGCGCTCACGCGGACGACCGAGGACGGCCGGCGCACCCTCACCGTCCCCATCGGGGACGACGCCGTCCTGCAGGCCGCGCTCGACGAGGGCTCGTTCCGCGAGTCGCAGGTGACGGCCGCCGAACTCCTCGGGACGCATCTGCGCGAGACGCGGCGCCGACTCGCCCGCGAGGACCGCCTGCGCGACCAGCGCGAGCGCCTCGAACTCCTCAACCGGACGTTCCGCCACGACCTCCTCAACGACGTGAACGTCATCTCGGCGCGCGCGACGCTCCTCGAGGAGTTCGTCGACACGGGCGGCGAGCGCTACCTCGAGACGATCGGCGAGCGCGCCGACGACATGGACGAGCGCATTCAGACGATGCGCTCGCTGATGCAGGCCGTCGAGGGCGACGACCACGACCTCGTTCCCGTCCCGCTCGCGGAGACCGTGAAGGGCGAGGTCGATCAGGCGCGCGACGCGTACCCGAGCGCGGCCTTCGAAGTGGAGACGCCGCTCCCGTCGCTGACCGTGCGCGCGGACGAACTGCTCGGCGACGTCTTCGAGAACCTGTTCGCGAACGCCGTCGAGCACAACGACGCGGACGCCCCGCACGTCCGGGTGTCGGCGGAACGCGACGGCGACGACGTCGTCGTCACCGTCGCCGACAACGGCCCCGGCGTCCCCCCGGAGCGCCGGGACGAGATCTTCGAGCTCGGCGAGAAGGGCGAGGAGAGCGGCGGGACGGGGGTCGGCCTCAACATCTGCGAGCGCGTCGTCGCGTCCTACGGCGGCGCACTCGACGTCGGCGACGCCGACCTCGGCGGCGCGGCGTTCACCGTCCGCCTCCCCGCCGCGACGTAGCGCGGTCACCGGCAGGGTTTTGCCGCCACCGTGGGACGTCTCGGGCATGCTCTCGCGGCGCCGCGCCCTCCTCGTCCTC
It includes:
- the glmM gene encoding phosphoglucosamine mutase, encoding MERREYFGTSGIRERVGDGLTADLALNVGRALAADAETVVVGRDPRPSGTFLSDALAAGLAECGCAVVDLGPAATPTVARSVAWEGADAGVAVTASHNPPEYNGLKLWQPSGQAFDSPMQDALTDRLVAESFDYADWDATGARRDRPGARERHVDAIVDAVDVDPDDAPTVVVDLGNGAGAASVDALIELGCAVETLNANPDGRFPGRPSEPTAANCESLCDLVAASDADLGIAHDGDADRMMAVTGDGAFVAGDALLAVFAQAFAGEGDRVAAPVDTSLLVDDALAEVGAALVHTRVGDVYVAERAVADDVVFGGEPSGAWIFPGETLCPDGPLAAAKLVELVANGPGLDDRLAALGSYPIRRDTRAVADKTAVMARVREAVSEAYDEVDALDGVRVDLGDAWFLLRPSGTEPMVRVTAEARSDERADAVFAEANAVLDDAA
- a CDS encoding sensor histidine kinase, with translation MTSSLRRRIAVLVVACLGLVLLGPPVFDILDDWLRPPFKPLWTTLIENGVGVVLAGTLLAGSLWLYRRDWEDEYVSSAAVWVLVVVVGHALVMGWILYVQVVLQNDIKPYVIAMDSIVLSADVALAVGIYNARSKRTRDTLERERDRLAALYENSDDPIATVRVSDGAVETANEAFRERFGDDAAPILDAAPRPIPDGGAAVHAVSDGTVEYEWGGRDGDHDYLVSVTPIHEADGRSRHAHVRVADITEQKALAREQEARERLEHLHRVASDLASADDERDAFDRTLNALRATIDFDAACIVVDGEVVASRGTTAVVDSDGIDRVQPGVVPTDGGALTRTTEDGRRTLTVPIGDDAVLQAALDEGSFRESQVTAAELLGTHLRETRRRLAREDRLRDQRERLELLNRTFRHDLLNDVNVISARATLLEEFVDTGGERYLETIGERADDMDERIQTMRSLMQAVEGDDHDLVPVPLAETVKGEVDQARDAYPSAAFEVETPLPSLTVRADELLGDVFENLFANAVEHNDADAPHVRVSAERDGDDVVVTVADNGPGVPPERRDEIFELGEKGEESGGTGVGLNICERVVASYGGALDVGDADLGGAAFTVRLPAAT